Part of the Pelorhabdus rhamnosifermentans genome, CATGCATCTTGATATAGTGATGGTATGATTGTTATAGAAAAATAACCTTAGAGGATAGTGAATATGACTAACAGTGCTGCAGGTATTCAACGCATGAGTTTAGATGATTTTGCGAATACTTTACCAGGTGTAGTTTACCAATTTTGTGTATTAAAAAATGGCGAACGCAAACTTTTATATATAAGCGGCGGTGTAAAAGAACTTTTTGGGTGCTCACCTCAAGAGGCTTATGATGATTTTAATATTATTATAGCGCAAATTCATCCCGAAGAGCGTGAATTACATCAAAAATCAATTTGCCATGCTACGCACAAATTACTTCCCTGGAGTGTTGAACGTCGTTTAAAGTCAGTTGAAGGTAGAGATAAGTGGATTGAAATCAAAGGGGTGCCTAAGAAATTAGCTGATGGAACTGTTCTTTGGAATGCCATGATTTTAGATATTTCTGAGCGTAAAGAGATGCAGGCCGAAATTGAGATTTTAAGTACGCGTGATGTTTTAACTGGCCTCCCCAACCGGTCTTTTTTTTCTGAACAACTTCGTATTGCACTGCAGCATACGAAAGAAAATCCTGATCACTTGTTTGCTGTTTTAATTATTGGTTTAGATCAATTTTCGGTTGTCAATGACAGCCTCGGTCATAATCAAGGGGATATTTTGTTGCGATTAGTAGCCCGACGATTGATAAGTAGTGTAGCGGCTGGTGATACAGTTGCTCGGTTTAGTGACGATAAATTCTTGATTCTATTACACGAAGTCGAAAATATGCAGCATGCCATTTATATGGCTGAGCAGATTCGGCAGTCCTTTGAAGCACCCTTTATTTTAGGTCCTCATCGCATGTTTATGACTGTAACGATTGGCGCTGTCTTAAGTGCAACTGACGGTAAAGAAGCAGGTGATATGCTGCGCAATGCTCATAGTGCATTGGATAGAGCCAAGCGTAATAATCGAGGTGGAATTGAAATATTTAAGGCAGAAATGTATAATAATGCGCTAAACACGTTGAAATTGCATTCGGAATTAAGGAATGCTATTGAACATAACCAATTTTTCCTTCATTATTTACCCATTGTATCACTCAAGAGTGGTAGAATTATGGGAGTTGAAGCCCTCATCCGTTGGCAGCATCCACAACGCGGAATCGTTCCCCCAAATGAATTTATTCCTGCAGCAGAGGAAACCAGTCTTATATCTAAGATTGGCACCTGGGTGTTAGAAAAAGCTTGTCAGGATGTGCAATCATGGCACAAGTTGGGCTTTCGCCATATTCGATTGGCTGTTAATTTTTCAGCCCAACAATTTATTACGAAAGATGTGATCCATCTTTTGGAAGTGATGTCTACTTATAATATTATTCCGCAAATGTTGGAACTGGAAATAACCGAGCGAACTGCCATGCTCAATACGGGACAAACTCGTCCCATTTTGGAGGAATTGCACGATATGGGTATTGGCATATCTATCGATGATTTTGGTACAGGCTATTCTTCGTTAAGTTATTTAAAGCGTCTTCCATGTCATGTTCTTAAAATCGATAAATCTTTTGTAAATGATATTACGGATGATCAGGATGCGGCAATTATTGCCAAAACTATTATTGCCATGGGGCACACCCTCGGACTATCTGTTATTGCCGAGGGTGTTGAGCGACATGAGCAACTAAAGTTGCTTAAATCTTTTGGGTGCGATGAAATGCAGGGATTCTTTTTTAGTCGTCCTGTTTCTTCAGAGCAAATGATTGAGATGTTACAAAGAGAAAAGTCCATATGAAAGGGGTTTTTATGGTTAAATTATTAGCAATTTTTACAAATCGGCAATTTCAGAATATTGCTCTTTCACATTTTAGTACTACCCTTGGCATGAATTTGCTTATTCCCATTTTGCCTGTCTTTTTACAAAGCAAAGGATTCGCTGAAACTCAAATTGGTTTGATTATGGGGGCCACTGCAGCCAGTGCCCTTTTTATTCGTCCCTGGGTAGGTGTTCAAGTCGATACGAGAGGTAGTCGTCCGCTTATTTTAGTGGGACAGTTGCTTCTTATGCTATCAATGATTGGGTTTTTATGGGCAACCAATTTTCTTTCCTTTTTTATGTTAAGAGTATTGTTTGGTTTTGCTTTGGCTTTTTATGGTACAGGGGCTGTTACTTTTGCTAGTAGTATTGGAACAGGAGAAACTAATTCCAATTCGATTGCCATGTATACTTTGACAACGATGATAGGCCTCG contains:
- a CDS encoding bifunctional diguanylate cyclase/phosphodiesterase gives rise to the protein MTNSAAGIQRMSLDDFANTLPGVVYQFCVLKNGERKLLYISGGVKELFGCSPQEAYDDFNIIIAQIHPEERELHQKSICHATHKLLPWSVERRLKSVEGRDKWIEIKGVPKKLADGTVLWNAMILDISERKEMQAEIEILSTRDVLTGLPNRSFFSEQLRIALQHTKENPDHLFAVLIIGLDQFSVVNDSLGHNQGDILLRLVARRLISSVAAGDTVARFSDDKFLILLHEVENMQHAIYMAEQIRQSFEAPFILGPHRMFMTVTIGAVLSATDGKEAGDMLRNAHSALDRAKRNNRGGIEIFKAEMYNNALNTLKLHSELRNAIEHNQFFLHYLPIVSLKSGRIMGVEALIRWQHPQRGIVPPNEFIPAAEETSLISKIGTWVLEKACQDVQSWHKLGFRHIRLAVNFSAQQFITKDVIHLLEVMSTYNIIPQMLELEITERTAMLNTGQTRPILEELHDMGIGISIDDFGTGYSSLSYLKRLPCHVLKIDKSFVNDITDDQDAAIIAKTIIAMGHTLGLSVIAEGVERHEQLKLLKSFGCDEMQGFFFSRPVSSEQMIEMLQREKSI